From the genome of Globicephala melas chromosome 14, mGloMel1.2, whole genome shotgun sequence, one region includes:
- the LOC138842309 gene encoding uncharacterized protein, with the protein MVMVVVVVMMVMVVMTVMVTRGAQPPGHGPAQVHDLLGTRPHGRREPPLPRGATVLLLRLLAGLCDEKPALRSPCPGTSQPDHAAHTELGYSGPEIRGPAPRSQEALRNDCLEPSPQNWVPSTLITTQFSPAAPGPSTGCLISPAVLGFDKSHHRSARLPSRAPQRFSLGRLRRAEREALLTPGLSLQTRENVFLLLEAPSPWETVSAAPGDEYTRQSLSLFWPKGPPAPRLPEETAGRL; encoded by the exons ACCAGGGGTGCCCAGCCCCCGGGCCACGGACCAGCGCAGGTCCACGACCTGTTAGGAACCCGGCCGCatggcaggag GGAGCCGCCTCTTCCCCGGGGAGCTACGGTCCTGCTGCTGAGGCTCCTTGCCGGGCTGTGTGATGAGAAACCCGCCCTCCGGAGTCCCTGCCCCGGCACGTCACAGCCTGACCACGCTGCTCACACCGAACTGGGATACTCAGGCCCTGAGATTAGGGGTCCTGCTCCCCGCTCCCAGGAAGCCCTTCGAAACGACTGCTTAGAGCCGAGCCCTCAAAACTGGGTGCCCTCCACCCTGATCACCACACAG TTCAGTCCAGCAGCTCCGGGCCCCAGCACAGGCTGCCTCATCTCTCCTGCCGTCCTCGGATTCGACAAGTCCCATCACCGGTCGGCCCGTCTTCCTTCCCGCGCTCCacagagat TCTCTCTGGGACGCCTTCGGCGGGCCGAGCGtgaggccctgctgacacctggccTCAGCCTCCAGACACGGGAGAACGTGTTTCTACTGCTTGAAGCCCCCAGCCCGTGGGAAACTGTTTCAGCAGCCCCGGGAGATGAATACACTAG ACAGTCCCTCAGCCTCTTCTGGCCAAAGGGCCCGCCGGCCCCCAGGCTCCCAGAGGAAACCGCTGGGCGCTTGTGA